The window GACGTAAGGGGCAATCGGCTCGACGATTTGCGAACAAGCCACAGCGGTGGCTATGGGTCCCGGCCTTCGCCGGGACGACGTGGAGGGACCGCCCTCAATCCACCTTCACATTGGCGGCCTTGATCATCGGCCACCATTTTGCAATCTCCGCCTTCTGCCAGGCGCCGAGTGCGTCCGGCTTGAGCTGGTCCTTTGGTGGCATCTGCAAGCCTAGATTTTCAAGCTGCTTCTTCACGGCAGGATCGTTCATCGCCTGGATCGCCGCGACGTTGAGCCTGTCCACGATCTCCTTCGGCGTGCCCTTCGGCACCCAGAGGCCGGACCACAGCGTCATGTGGAAGCCCGGCAGGCCGGCCTCGTCGACCGTCGGGACCTCAGGCGCGTTCGCGACCCGCTTGGAATCGGTGACCGCATAGGCGCGGATGTTGCCGGCGCGGACCTGGTTGATCGAGTTCGACGTCTGGTCGACGATGATATCGATCTGACCGGCGACGAGGTCGTTCAGCGCCGGCCCGGTACCGCGATAGGGCACGTATTGCAGCTTGATGCCGGACACGTTCTCGAAATAGAGCCCGGCGATATGGCTGCCGCTGCCGGCGCCGGCGGTGCCCGCGGTCGGCGGCGCCGGCCGCGACTTCAGCCACTCCAACAGCTCCTTCAGCGACTTCGCCGGCACGGCGTTCTTGCTGACGATGATCATCGGATTGCTCGGCAGCAGCACCACCGGCTCGAGATCATCGACGAGGTCGTAGCCGAGCTTGTAGATCGCACCGTTCGCGACATGGGTGCCGAGATGGCCGAACGAGACGGTGTAGCCGTCCGGCGCCGCGCGCACTGCACGGCCGACACCGAGCGAGCCGCCCGCTCCGGTCACGTTCTCGATCAGAACCACCTCGCCGAGCGACCGCTTCATGCGCTCGGCGAGGATGCGCGCCATCGCATCCGACGGACCGCCGGCGGCGAACGGCACGACGATGGTGATCGGGTGCGCGGGCCAGGTTTCCGCCGAAACGCTCCCGGTGAACGCCAACATCGCCAACACGGCCAGAACGAGCTTCCGCATCACGCGCTCCCCCTCAATCTTCCTTGTCGTACCATTTTTGAAGGCCCACCTTTCAACAAGAT of the Bradyrhizobium quebecense genome contains:
- a CDS encoding tripartite tricarboxylate transporter substrate binding protein BugD codes for the protein MRKLVLAVLAMLAFTGSVSAETWPAHPITIVVPFAAGGPSDAMARILAERMKRSLGEVVLIENVTGAGGSLGVGRAVRAAPDGYTVSFGHLGTHVANGAIYKLGYDLVDDLEPVVLLPSNPMIIVSKNAVPAKSLKELLEWLKSRPAPPTAGTAGAGSGSHIAGLYFENVSGIKLQYVPYRGTGPALNDLVAGQIDIIVDQTSNSINQVRAGNIRAYAVTDSKRVANAPEVPTVDEAGLPGFHMTLWSGLWVPKGTPKEIVDRLNVAAIQAMNDPAVKKQLENLGLQMPPKDQLKPDALGAWQKAEIAKWWPMIKAANVKVD